GAGAGCCAGCGGGACTCCTGCATCGGCGTGACCACCGCGACGTCGGCCAGCAACGTCGCGGCGGCTTCGATCTCCTCGAGGCCGATCGGCTCGGTCATCCCTCGTCCCCGACGCGCCCGTCGTCAGGCTCCTCGGGGTCGCGCTCGGCCAGGTCGGCCGCCGCTGCCGCAGCGAGCTCGGGGTCCGGGTCGGGGTCCTCGACCGCCGACTGCTCGGCGTCGTCGCCGATGTCGGTGTACGAGGCCAGGTGCTGGGCCACCGCGTTCAGCGCCGCCACCAGCGGTACGGCGATCAGGGCGCCCGCGATGCCCGCAACGACGACGCCGACGCCGATCGCCAGGATCACGCCGAGCGGGTGCACCGAGACCCAGCGCCCCATCAGGAACGGCTGCAACACGTGCGCCTCGATCTGCTGGACCAGCACGACGCCCGCGAGCATCAGGAGTGCGACCACGGGGCCGTGGGCGACCAGTGCCACCAGGACCGCGACGGTGCCGGACAGGAAGGCGCCGATCATGGGCACGAAAGCACCGAGGAACACCAGGACGCCGATCGCGCTGACCAGCGGGACCCCGAGGATCCAGGCGATCAGCATGATGCCGATGGCGTCGGTCGCCGCGACGATGACCGTCGCGCGCACGAACTGCGTCAGCGAGTGCCAGGCGACCCTGCCCGAGGAGTCGGCCCTCGCACGGGCGGCGCGCGGGAAGAGCCGGACGACCCACGCCCAGATCAGCGAGCCGTCGGCGAGGAAGAAGTAGGTGGAGAACAGGATGATGAAGAACGCGGCGATGACGTGCCCGACGGCGACGCCGAGCTCGGTGACCCGACCGACGACGTCGTTGCCCTGCTCGGAGATGAAGTCCTGGGCCTTGCCGATCCACTCGTTGATCTGCGAGTCGCTGGCGTGCAGCGGGCCCGTGCGCAGCCACTGCTCGACCTCGTCCAGACCCCCCACCACCTTGTCGCCGAGCTGGTCGACGGAGCTGGCGACCTGCTGGCCGACGAAGGCGAGGAGCAGCGCGACGGCCGCGATGCCGGTGACGACGACGATCAGCGCAGCGAGCTTGCGCCGGATGCCGATCCGTTCGAGCAGACTGACCAGCGGGGCGGCCAGGGCTGCGAGCAGCAGCGCGATGATCACCGGGAAGACGATCACCGCGAGGAAGCTCAGGGTGTAGAGGATGACCCCCAGGGCACCGACGATGACCAGGAAGCGCCACGACCACGCGGCGGCCAGGTCGTAGGCCCACGGGACCTCGGCGTGGCTGAAGTTGGAGGTGCCGGTCGTGATGACCGGGACGGGCTCCTCCTCGCGACGGCGGAGCGCGGCGCGCTGCTGCGCCAGACGGTGCCGGATGCGTTCGGTGCGGGATTCCTCGCTCATCTCACCCTGCCTTGGTGACGACCATGACCACCGACAGTGCCACAGCTCCCGCGAGCGTGCCCGTCAGGATCAGCGGGACCAGCGACGTCGGGATGCGTTCGCCGCTGTCGATCGCCTTGTTCACACCCCGGTAGCGCAGGTGCCCACCGACGGCAGCGACCGCACCGGCGGCGACCAGGACGAGACAGAGGACCAGCAGGAGGACGCCGTTGTCGAGGAAGTGCGCGAAACCGACGGCCGCCACGACCAGGGCGATCGCCGTGCGCTGGTAGGCGAGCAGGGTGCGTTCGCTGGCGAGCGCGAATCTCGGGTCGTGGTCCTCATCCACGGCCGGGCTCCAGTGCTCGCTCCAGGTCGGCGACCAGGTCCTCGGCGGTCTCGATCCCGACGCTGAGCCGGATCAGGTCCGGCGGCACCTCGAGGTCGGTGCCGGCGACGCTGGCGTGGGTCATCCGACCGGGGTGCTCGATCAGCGACTCGACGCCGCCGAGCGACTCCCCGAGCGTGAACACCTCGGTCCGGTCGCACACGTCGAGCGCGTGCTCCTCGCCACCGGTGACGCGGAACGAGACGATCCCGCCGTACCGCTTCATCTGCCGGCTGGCCACCTCGTGACCGGGGTGGCTCTCCAGGCCCGGGTAGATGACCTCGGCGACTTGCGGGTGCCCGACGAGGAAGTCGACCACCTTCTCGGCGTTGTCGCAGTGCCGGTCCATCCGGACGGCGAGCGTCTTGAGACCGCGGTGGGTCAGGAATGCGTCGAACGGGCCCGGGACCGCGCCCATCGCGTTCTGGTGGAAGCCGACCTTGTCGGCGACCTCGAGGCCGCGCACGACGAGTGCTCCCCCGACGACGTCGGAGTGGCCGCCGCAGTACTTGGTGGTCGAGTGCACGACGACGTCGGCTCCGAGCGTCAGTGGCTGTTGCAGGTACGGCGACGCGAACGTGTTGTCGACGACCAGCAGGGCGCCCGCCTGGTGCGCGATCGCGGCCAGCGCCTCGATGTCGCCGATGTTGAGCAGCGGGTTGGTCGGCGTCTCGATCCACACCAGCTTGGTCTTCCCGGGCCGGATCGCCGCTCGTACGGCGTCCAGGTCGGAGACCGCCGCCGGGCTGTGCTCGAGCCCCCACGGACCGCCGACCTTGTCGATCAGGCGGAACGTTCCGCCGTACGCGTCGTCGGGGATCACCAGGTGGTCGCCGGGCCGGGTCAACGACCGCAGCAGCGTGTCCTCGGCAGCCAGGCCGGAGGCGAAGGCGAACGCGCGGTCTCCCTCCTCCAGGGCCGCGAGGTTGCCCTCGAGCGCGGTCCGCGTCGGGTTGCCGGAGCGGCTGTACTCGTAGCCGCCGCGCAGCCCGCCGACCCCGTCCTGCTTGTAGGTGCTGGTCGCGTAGATGGGCGGGATGACCGCCCCGGTCGTCGGGTCGGGGTCGTAGCCGGCGTGGATCGCACGCGTCTCGAACCCGGACTTCTGGGAGTGCTCTTGGCTCACGGACCGAGCCTAGTACTCAGCCTTCGTAGTCCAGGTCCAGGTGGTGCGACCCGTCCGCCTCGACCCGCAGGGCTCCGGTGCCCGTCAACCCCTCGAGGTCGCCCGTGCCGGTGCCCGGAACGATGACGACGACCTCGTGCTGGCGCTCGTTGCCGCCGTACGTGGTGGCGGTGTGCGCGATGTTCAGCGTGCCCCTGCGGCCGTCGATCGAGCCCTCGAAGGACTCCATCGCGACGTAGGTGCCGATCTCGGCGACCTGGTCGAACGCCGCGGTGAACAGGGTCGTCGAGATGCCTTGGATGCGTCCGCTGAACTCCTTGACCATCCGCGCAACCGTGACCGGCGCCCCGGTCTCGATCACGCCGGTCAGCTCGGTGGGCTCGAACGAGGTGACGGTGAAGGTTGAAGTCGTCTGCACACCCGTCAGACTAGGGAACAGCACCGACAGCGCGACGGTTGTACGAGGTGCCCCTTCGACCAAGGAGTCGCCCATGTTGTTCAACAAGTACAAGAACGAGATCGTCGCGCCGGAGAACGCCCTCGTGGGTCGCCCCGACCGCCCCTTCGCCATTGCCGAGAAGCACCGTGTCCTCGACGCGCCCGTGGTCACCGACGAGGTGCCCGACGGTCTCGAGGTAGCACTGTTCGGCCTCGGCTGCTTCTGGGGAGCCGAGGAGATCTTCTGGCAGATCGACGGTGTCTGGTCGACCTCGGTCGGGTACGCCGGCGGGACCACGCCGAACCCGACGTACGAGGAGGTCTGCTCCGGCAAGACCGGCCACACCGAGGCCGTGCGGGTCGTCTTCGACCCCGCCAAGGTGTCGTACGCCGATCTCGTCGCCGCCTTCTACGAGGTGCACGACCCGACCCAGGGCATGCGCCAGGGCAACGACGTCGGCACGCAGTACCGCTCGGCGATCTACACCTACTCCGAGGAGCAGGCACAGATCGCCAAGGAGGTCACCGAGCGCTACCAGCCGGAGCTGACCAAGCGCGGCTACCCGCTGATCACGACGGAGATCAAGCCGGCCTCGGGGACGCCGTACTTCTACGCGGAGGATCACCACCAGCAGTACCTGATCAAGAACCCGTTCGGGTACCGGTGCCACAGCGCCACGGGGATCAAGGTCCCCCGGGGCTGAGCGTTTCGCTCGACAGGCACAACCGGCCCCAGCCGGCTCGCAAGGGCCGCCTGGGGCTGTTGTGCATGTTCAGCCGTGCGCAGTGATGTACGACTCGAGTCCTGGCAGTACGCCGTGGTGAGGCAGACCGTGAGACCTGGGAATCTTCAAGCGCAGGAAGGGCTCCCCGGTGACGGTCGACGAACTCGGCGTCACCCGGCAGCTCGGCAGCTCAACCGAAAGCGTGACCTGGTTCGACCTTGCCCTCGTCGAGATCCGAACGACCAGTGACGAACCGTTCGCCGAGGACATGTTCTGGATGTTGCACGGTCGATCTGGCACCGGCGTGGTGGTGCCTTCATCCACCGCCCCGGACGAGCTCTTGGTGCGGCTCCAAGCACTGCCCGGATTCAGCAACGAGGTGTTGATCGAATCGATGGCCTCGACCGCCGACGCCACGTTCGAGTGCTGGCGCAGGGGCCGACTGAAATGTTGCGATCTGACGAGGACCGCCACCAGCAGTGCCTGAGCAAGAACCCGTTCGGCCACCGGTGCCACTCGGCGACCGGCGTCAGCCGGGCGGCGAGTGCTGCGAGCAAGTAACGTCGCGTCATGGTTTCGATGTTGATCTCGCCGACCGAGGACGTGGGATGGAGCGTCGCGATCGACGACCTCCGGGACTGGCTCGTCGAACGATGGCCAGATGTCCTTGCGTTGCCCGGTGAGGGTGCGCAGCGAGCACACGGATGGCGGTGGCCGGACAACTGCGAGGTATGGGTCCCAGAGGACTGCGAGGTGGCGTGGGTCGATGCAGACCCTGAACGCACAGCGGCGATCGCAGCGCATCTCGCCGCCAGCGGCCCACCGAACCTGGTGCTTGCCGACGAGAGCTATGAGCTGCTGATCGAGCTGAGCGAATTGGCCGAAGAGCAGATCGCGGACATGCTTCGTGCTGGGTGATGGTGGCGTCGTGAGGCTGGGCGATCTCTTGGACGGCCTCGACCAGCTGCCGTCGGACGCCACGATCTTCGCGGAGCGACCATGGAACTTCGACTCTTCCTCGATGGTCGTCATGGAGGACGTCGATGACACGCAGGACAGGGGTCCGTTCTCGTACCTGCTCGAGATCGACGTCTGCGCGGAGGTCGTGGAGGTCTGGTCCGCGTGGAGGGCCGGACGGACACCGACCCCGGAGCAGCGCTGTGCGGCGATCGTTCACTACGCGTTGCACGACGCCTACGAGCCGCTCGCAGGTGAGGCATGAACGCGGACGTAGAACGCACCTTGGCCAGGTACCGCGACAAGGCAGAGGCTCACGCCCCGTTGACCACAGACCATGTCCGAAAAGCGAACCGTCTGTTCAAAGCGATGCACCAACTCGCGA
The DNA window shown above is from Marmoricola sp. OAE513 and carries:
- a CDS encoding DUF202 domain-containing protein; this translates as MDEDHDPRFALASERTLLAYQRTAIALVVAAVGFAHFLDNGVLLLVLCLVLVAAGAVAAVGGHLRYRGVNKAIDSGERIPTSLVPLILTGTLAGAVALSVVMVVTKAG
- the msrA gene encoding peptide-methionine (S)-S-oxide reductase MsrA, which encodes MLFNKYKNEIVAPENALVGRPDRPFAIAEKHRVLDAPVVTDEVPDGLEVALFGLGCFWGAEEIFWQIDGVWSTSVGYAGGTTPNPTYEEVCSGKTGHTEAVRVVFDPAKVSYADLVAAFYEVHDPTQGMRQGNDVGTQYRSAIYTYSEEQAQIAKEVTERYQPELTKRGYPLITTEIKPASGTPYFYAEDHHQQYLIKNPFGYRCHSATGIKVPRG
- a CDS encoding cystathionine gamma-synthase, whose translation is MSQEHSQKSGFETRAIHAGYDPDPTTGAVIPPIYATSTYKQDGVGGLRGGYEYSRSGNPTRTALEGNLAALEEGDRAFAFASGLAAEDTLLRSLTRPGDHLVIPDDAYGGTFRLIDKVGGPWGLEHSPAAVSDLDAVRAAIRPGKTKLVWIETPTNPLLNIGDIEALAAIAHQAGALLVVDNTFASPYLQQPLTLGADVVVHSTTKYCGGHSDVVGGALVVRGLEVADKVGFHQNAMGAVPGPFDAFLTHRGLKTLAVRMDRHCDNAEKVVDFLVGHPQVAEVIYPGLESHPGHEVASRQMKRYGGIVSFRVTGGEEHALDVCDRTEVFTLGESLGGVESLIEHPGRMTHASVAGTDLEVPPDLIRLSVGIETAEDLVADLERALEPGRG
- a CDS encoding DUF3224 domain-containing protein; translation: MQTTSTFTVTSFEPTELTGVIETGAPVTVARMVKEFSGRIQGISTTLFTAAFDQVAEIGTYVAMESFEGSIDGRRGTLNIAHTATTYGGNERQHEVVVIVPGTGTGDLEGLTGTGALRVEADGSHHLDLDYEG
- a CDS encoding AI-2E family transporter, whose protein sequence is MSEESRTERIRHRLAQQRAALRRREEEPVPVITTGTSNFSHAEVPWAYDLAAAWSWRFLVIVGALGVILYTLSFLAVIVFPVIIALLLAALAAPLVSLLERIGIRRKLAALIVVVTGIAAVALLLAFVGQQVASSVDQLGDKVVGGLDEVEQWLRTGPLHASDSQINEWIGKAQDFISEQGNDVVGRVTELGVAVGHVIAAFFIILFSTYFFLADGSLIWAWVVRLFPRAARARADSSGRVAWHSLTQFVRATVIVAATDAIGIMLIAWILGVPLVSAIGVLVFLGAFVPMIGAFLSGTVAVLVALVAHGPVVALLMLAGVVLVQQIEAHVLQPFLMGRWVSVHPLGVILAIGVGVVVAGIAGALIAVPLVAALNAVAQHLASYTDIGDDAEQSAVEDPDPDPELAAAAAADLAERDPEEPDDGRVGDEG